From a region of the Thermosulfurimonas sp. F29 genome:
- the uvrB gene encoding excinuclease ABC subunit UvrB, which yields MFYGPRVREERFHLATELKPTGDQPRAIEALVEGILSGVKHQVLLGVTGSGKTFTMANVIARVNRPTLVIAPNKTLAAQLYHEFRRFFPENAVEYFVSYYDYYQPEAYIPATDTYIEKDASINDLIDRLRHAATSAVLSRRDVIVVASVSCIYGLGSPEEYARMHLYLRVGESLSRDRIIRRLVTMHYERNDYDFKRGTFRVRGDVIEIFPASEEKRALRVELFGDEIEAIKVIDPFRGKVLGRLRDTVIFPATHYVTGEDRLRRAIEEIRKELEERVRWFEERGQHLYAERLKKRTLYDLEMLEEMGYCHGIENYSRHLDGRRPGEPPYTLLDYFPDDFLIFIDESHITVPQLAGMYRGDRSRKETLVEYGFRLPSALDNRPLTFEEFEARVNQVIYVSATPGPYELEKSGGRVIEQIIRPTGLLDPRVEVRPAENQVDDLLGEIRRRVARGERVLVCTLTKRMAEELTEYYADLGIKVKYLHSDIKTLERARIIRDLRRGVFDVLVGINLLREGLDLPEVSLVAILDADKEGFLRSERSLIQMMGRAARNVNGTVILYADTVTPSMKKAIEETNRRRRIQEEYNRRHGITPRTITKAVEDTLARIAEADYVDLPKLLEVEDEDRFESLEELRKEIRRVEKEMKKAARNLEFEKAAALRDRLFRLRQMALEWS from the coding sequence ATGTTTTACGGGCCGCGGGTTAGGGAGGAAAGGTTCCACCTGGCCACGGAGCTGAAACCCACCGGGGACCAGCCCCGGGCCATCGAGGCCCTGGTGGAGGGGATTCTTTCCGGGGTGAAACACCAGGTGCTCCTCGGGGTGACCGGCTCCGGCAAGACCTTTACCATGGCCAATGTGATCGCCCGGGTCAACCGTCCCACCCTGGTCATCGCTCCGAACAAGACCCTGGCCGCCCAGCTCTACCACGAGTTTCGCCGTTTTTTCCCGGAAAACGCCGTGGAATACTTCGTGTCCTACTACGACTACTACCAGCCCGAGGCCTACATCCCGGCCACCGACACCTACATCGAAAAGGACGCCTCCATAAACGACCTCATAGATCGTCTCAGGCACGCGGCCACCTCCGCGGTACTCTCCCGCCGGGATGTGATCGTGGTGGCGAGCGTTTCCTGCATTTACGGCCTGGGCTCTCCCGAGGAATACGCCCGGATGCACCTCTACCTGCGGGTGGGGGAGAGTCTTTCCCGGGACCGGATAATCCGCCGCCTGGTTACCATGCACTACGAACGCAACGACTACGACTTTAAACGGGGGACCTTCCGGGTGCGCGGGGATGTGATCGAGATCTTCCCGGCCAGTGAAGAAAAACGGGCGCTGCGCGTCGAGCTTTTCGGGGACGAAATCGAGGCCATCAAGGTCATTGATCCCTTCCGGGGGAAGGTGCTGGGACGCCTCAGGGATACCGTTATCTTTCCGGCCACCCACTATGTGACCGGGGAGGACCGGCTCCGGCGGGCCATCGAGGAGATCCGGAAGGAACTGGAGGAGCGGGTGCGCTGGTTCGAGGAACGGGGCCAGCACCTCTACGCCGAACGCCTCAAAAAGCGCACCCTCTACGACCTGGAGATGCTCGAGGAGATGGGCTACTGTCACGGCATCGAGAATTACAGCCGTCATCTCGACGGCCGCAGGCCGGGGGAGCCCCCTTACACCCTTCTCGATTACTTTCCGGACGACTTTCTCATCTTCATCGACGAGAGTCACATCACCGTTCCGCAGCTCGCCGGAATGTATCGGGGGGACAGATCCCGGAAGGAGACCCTGGTGGAATACGGCTTCCGGCTTCCCTCGGCCCTTGACAATCGGCCCCTGACCTTTGAGGAGTTCGAGGCCCGGGTGAACCAGGTGATCTATGTTTCGGCCACCCCCGGCCCCTACGAGCTTGAGAAGTCCGGAGGCCGGGTGATCGAACAGATCATAAGGCCCACGGGTCTTCTCGATCCCCGGGTGGAGGTCCGACCCGCGGAAAACCAGGTGGACGATCTGCTGGGCGAAATCCGCCGACGGGTGGCCCGGGGCGAACGCGTCCTGGTCTGCACCCTCACCAAGCGCATGGCCGAGGAGTTGACCGAGTACTACGCCGATCTGGGAATTAAGGTGAAGTACCTCCACTCGGACATAAAGACCCTGGAGCGGGCAAGGATCATAAGGGACCTGCGCCGGGGGGTCTTTGATGTTCTCGTGGGGATCAACCTCCTGCGCGAGGGGCTTGACCTCCCGGAGGTGTCGCTGGTGGCCATTCTGGACGCGGACAAGGAGGGGTTTCTGCGCTCGGAGCGTTCGCTCATCCAGATGATGGGCCGGGCGGCCCGGAATGTAAACGGCACGGTCATCCTTTACGCCGACACCGTCACCCCTTCCATGAAAAAGGCCATCGAGGAGACCAACCGTCGCCGGCGCATTCAGGAGGAATACAACCGCCGACACGGCATCACCCCCCGCACGATCACCAAGGCGGTGGAGGACACGCTGGCCCGCATCGCCGAGGCGGACTATGTGGATCTCCCGAAACTCCTCGAGGTGGAGGACGAGGACCGGTTTGAGAGTCTGGAGGAACTCAGGAAGGAGATCCGCCGGGTGGAAAAGGAAATGAAGAAGGCCGCCCGGAATCTCGAGTTCGAGAAGGCGGCGGCCCTGCGCGATCGGCTCTTCCGGCTAAGACAGATGGCCCTGGAGTGGTCGTAA
- a CDS encoding type II toxin-antitoxin system RelE/ParE family toxin, whose product MKVKFEKSFKRDLKKIKDKTVLAKVKDTIEILENIGEIAEFKGDLEKLRSGSNQWRIKIGDYRIGLEIEEDTVIFVRILHRKDIYKHFP is encoded by the coding sequence ATGAAAGTAAAGTTTGAGAAAAGCTTTAAGAGGGATTTGAAGAAAATCAAAGATAAAACTGTTTTGGCAAAGGTAAAGGATACGATAGAAATATTGGAAAACATAGGAGAGATAGCAGAGTTTAAAGGAGATTTGGAAAAATTGAGAAGCGGATCAAACCAATGGAGAATTAAGATTGGAGACTACAGAATAGGCCTAGAGATTGAAGAAGACACGGTAATTTTTGTTCGCATTTTGCATAGAAAAGACATTTATAAGCACTTTCCTTGA
- a CDS encoding Uma2 family endonuclease → MGSPGILRAFPHYTYEDYRQWEGRWELIQGVPYAMAPLPRPKHQLLSGRVHRLLEEALEEADCPGCVALLPVDWKIAEDTVVQPDNLVFCGKLPEDGPLTEAPVLVFEVLSAATAAKDRILKFNLYQEAGVKYYVLVDPDREEAEVFELSGGRYRSRGVFVREDFTFHLGPCAINFPFARLFRRPS, encoded by the coding sequence ATGGGTTCGCCGGGGATCTTGAGGGCCTTTCCCCATTACACCTACGAGGACTACCGTCAATGGGAGGGGCGGTGGGAGCTCATTCAGGGGGTGCCCTACGCCATGGCCCCCTTGCCCCGCCCCAAACATCAGCTGTTGAGCGGACGCGTCCATCGTCTTCTCGAGGAGGCCTTGGAGGAGGCGGACTGTCCCGGGTGCGTGGCCCTTCTTCCGGTGGACTGGAAGATCGCCGAGGACACGGTGGTGCAGCCGGACAACCTGGTCTTCTGCGGAAAGCTCCCCGAGGACGGACCCCTCACCGAGGCCCCGGTCCTGGTCTTCGAGGTGCTTTCCGCGGCCACCGCCGCCAAGGACCGCATCCTCAAGTTCAACCTATATCAGGAGGCCGGAGTGAAGTACTATGTGCTGGTGGACCCGGATCGGGAGGAGGCCGAGGTCTTCGAGCTTTCCGGGGGGCGTTATCGGAGCCGTGGGGTGTTCGTGCGGGAGGATTTCACCTTCCACCTCGGCCCCTGCGCCATCAACTTCCCCTTCGCCAGACTTTTCCGCCGACCATCATAA